The sequence CGCTTCGATGATCATGGAGCCGTTTTCAAGCATTTGGGTGTGTAACGGCTCACCTGGAACAGGAATATCGTTGACTGGTATAACTGTTAGATCTAGGTACGTTGCTACTTCATCGGTGCCATCGAAGACTTTGTAATCGATGTCGATTTCACCATTGAAGTTTTCATTCGGCATGAAGGTAAACGTGCCATCGCCGTTGTCGACCAAGTCACCGTGATCACCACCGTAAGTGATGTCAGAAATAGAGAGCGTATCGCCTTCTACATCTGTGGTGTTCGCTAGCAAGTCATCTGCACTGAACGTGATGCCTTCATCTTCGTCTGTCGATAAAACCATTGGGCCAGAAACGATTGGCGCATCATTCACCGATTCAAAATTGATATTGATGATGTTGCTGTCTGTAAGCTCACCATCGGTAACTTGGTAACCGAGTTCGATTTCACCATGGAAGTTTTCATCCGGTGTTACCGTCCAAGTACCATCACCATTATCAGTCAGTGTTGCATGCTCTGAGTTTTCACCCACCAGCTCTAGATTTTGAATATCAAGGTCGTCGCCATCAATATCAGAGGCTTGTGCCAGTAGCTGTTCTTCTGTAATCACAACAGAAGCAAACTGAGCAGAACCTTCCGTATCGATAGTGATATTTGGAAGATCAGCCGTTAGCTCGATTTCGTTGTCACCCGCATGGATGTTCAACTCAACCGTTTCGGTAATTTCTGAGCCATCTACACCAATCGATGTAAACACGGCTTCATCATGAAAGGTTTGTGACACTGTCATGTTTTGAACGACGTAAGTACCATTTCCTTGTACCGTACCGAGTTCAAAGTAAGACACAGGTTCAGAAACGGTAAGCGTGTAATCAGTCTCGTAACCACCACGATCTTCTTTGTGGTAAGTCATCGAGTCAATTAGGTCGCCATCCTCATTGAATGCTTTGATTTCTACTTCTGTAAAGTGACGTGAATCTTCCATGAACCAACCACCTAAACCATCTAGGTGGAAACTAATTTCGTTGATGTCTTGTCCTTCAACTGAAACAGTCAGTTTTTCATCACCACTCAGCCCTTGGCGATCGGTATCACCAAGGCCGTGACCAATGTGTGTGTTACCATTCCAAGCGCCAAGTGGATCATCGTTACTTTGAACCGTTACCGTTAAGTCGCCATCCGAGAACTCACGCGTGTATGGGTCTACTTCTGTGCCCCAATCGTCTACGCTCGCATTATCGTCGAAGGTACCAATTTGCGTAGTATGTGTGCCTTCAGCAAGAGCCCCCTCACTTGGAACAAAGCGTACTTCTGTATCAGCCGGTACTTCTTGTCCTACTTCCAGCTCAACCCATTCATCATTAACATTCGCTTCAATGATGCCGTTTTCTGGTGCTTGGTCTAGACGCAGTGCGGGCTCTTCACGCAGAGTCACACCAACTGTTTGGTCTTCTTGCGCTTGGATGAAGATTTCATCGCCCGCTTCCGGCGCATCGTTGACAGGGTTAACCGTCAAGTCGAGTGTTGTCAGAACTTCATTGTCACCATCACTGATACTGTATGTGAAGTCCAACTCGCCATTGAAGTTTTCTGTGTGCGTAATAGTGAATGAACCGTCGTCATTCGCAACAATTGTCGCGTCTGGATCGTTGGTTTGTAGGTTAGTTGCCGTTAACTCATCACCTTCAACATCAGTTGCGTTTGCAAGCAACTGCTCTTGAGTAATGGTGATTGAATTATCTTCGTCTACCTCTGCCTGAATGCCGGACGTTTCAGGACCGTCATTCACTGCAATAACATCAATGCCGGCTGTGGTTGTCGCCGTTGCACCATCTTCGTCAACCACAACAACATCAAGTGAGATGTCACCGTCGAAGTTTTCATTTGGTGTGAAGGTGTATGTGCCATTGCCATTATCAACAAAAGAGCCGTCATCACCGGAGTACGATACTCCTGACAGTGATACATCGCCTTCTACATCGGAAGAGTTTGCCAATAGTTGCTCATCACTGATCGTGATTTGGCCATCTTCTTGAACTGTGTAAGATGTCGAGCCCGCTACCGGTGGATCATTCTCAGGCGTTACGCTGACATCAATAACAGCTGATGTTGAATCAGTACCGTCAGAGACATCGAATGAGAATTGAACATCACCATTGAAGTTCTCGTTTGGAGCAAAGCTGTATGTACCGTCGCCATTATCGCTAAGAACACCATCTGCACCTGTGTAGAGCACGTTTTCAATCGACAGTTCATCACCATCAACATCCGACGCGCCTGCAAGCAAGTCAGCATCGGTGAAGAGTAACGTACCGTCTTCTTCAATCGTGAACTGTTGATCTTCCGCTTGTGGCAAGTCATTAACCGGATTCACAGTAACGTCTAGGCCAACTTGAACTGAACCACCATCGTTATCGATGATATCGAAGTTCAGGTCTAGGTCACCGTTGTAGTCGGCGTTAGGTGTGATGGTGTAGCTGCCATCATCATTGTGTTGGATGGTCGCATTTTCATCAGTAGATAGATTGATAGCTTCTAAGTTGTCGCTATCGATATCACCTGCTCGTGCTAGCAATTGCTCTTGGCTTAGCGTGATGGAGCTATCTTCATTGATGGTGTAAGCCAAATCACCCGATACTGGCGCATCATTGATTGGCAATACACTAACGTTAATCTGTGTTTCAACGGTTGCACCATCTTCATCTTGAATGGTCACACCCAGTTGAACCTGACCATTGAAGTTTTCATTGGGTGCAAAGCTGCATGTACCATCACCATTTACAGTGAAGATACCGTCTGAACCATCGTAGTTAATGCCGAGTAACTCTACATCGCCTTCTACATCCGAAGCATTCACAAGAATCTGAGATTCACTGAATGTCAGTACCGAATCTTCGTCAATGGTGTATGACGTTGGGCCCGCAACCGGTGGATCATTCACCTCTAGAACGGTAATGCCCGCAGTGGTTTCATCAATCGAACCGTCTTCATCGGCAACAATCAAATCAAGGCTGATATCGCCACTGAAGTTTTCATTAGGAAGGAAGGTGTAACTGCCGTCACCATTATCTTGGAACACACCATCGGTGCCACTGTAGGTCACGCTATCAACCGATACCGCACCTTCAACGTCAGAAGAGTTTGCTAACAATTGCTCATCAGAAATGGTGATGGCGTTGTCTTCGTTGACCATGTACGAGGTAGAGCCAGCAACTGGTGGATCGTTCTCAGGCGTCACAGTCACATCAATGTTAGCGCTGACCGTTTCTGTACCATCAGACACATCGAAACTGAAGTTCACATCACCATTGAAGTTTTCATTTGGCGCAAAGGTATAAGTACCATCACCGTGGTCGGTCAATACGCCATCGCCACCTGTATAGCTAATACCTTCAACGGTTAAGTCATCGCCATCAATATCGGTGGCACCAGTAAGTAGATCGGCATCTGTAAATTGCAGAGTGCCATCTTCTTCAATGCTGAATTGTTGATCTTGAGGAACCGGCAAGTCATTAACTGGATTAACTGTAAGATCGGCGGTTGCTTGAACTGTGTCAGTACCATCAGTAATGTTGAATTGAATATCAATGTCGCCATTGAAGTTCGCTTCTGGAACGATGGTAAAGCTACCATCATCATTGGCGGTTACTGTTGCGTTGCCATCTACCGTTAAGTCGCTCGCGGTTAGATCTTCGCCTTCAACATCGGACGCTTGCGATAGCAACTGCTCTTGGCTCAATGTAATTGAACCATCTTCGTTAACGTTGTAAGCCAAATCCCCCGATACTGGCGCATCATTGATTGGCAATACGTCAACATTGATGACGGTTTCAACTTCTGCACCGTCTTCATCACGTACGGTCACATCAAGCTGAACTTGGCCATTAAAGTTCTCATTCGGAGCGAAGCTGCAAGTACCATCGCCATTTATCGAGAAGATACCGTCAGGGCCATCGTAGCTAATACCAACAAGCTCAACATCCCCTTCTACATCAGAGGCATTAAGCAACACTTGAGACTCATTAAAGGTTAGTACTGAGTCTTCATCAATGGTGTATGACGTTGGGCCTGCAACTGGCGGATCGTTCACTTCAAGAACGCTAATGCCTGCAGTTGTCGCATCGGTTGCACCTTCTTCATCGGCAACCACTACATCTAGAGTGATTTCACCATTGAAGTTCTCGTTTGGCGAGAAAGTGTAAGTACCGTTACCGTTGATTTCAAGGACACCATCACTACCCGAGTAAGTCACGCTGTCTATCGATACATCACCTTCAATATCTGAAGATGTTGCCAATAGTTGTGCATCAGAAATGGTAATCGAATTGTCTTCATTAACTGTGTAAGACGTAGAGCCAGCAACTGGCGGATCGTTCTCTGGAGTCACGCTAACATCAATGTTTGCAGATACGGTATCGGTACCATCAGACACATCGAAGCTAAAGTTAACCTCACCATTGAAGTTTTCATTTGGCGCAAAACTGTATGAGCCGTCACCATTGTCTGTTAGTACGCCATCAGTCCCTTCATAACTAATGCCTTCAACCGTTAAATCATCACCCTCAATATCGGTTGCGCCTGTAAGCAGGTCTGAATCGGTAAATTGTAGAGTTCCATCTTCTTCAACGCTGAATTGTTGATCTTGTGGAACCGGCAAGTCATTGACTGGATTAACGGTTAAGTCCGCAGATGTTTGAATCGTATTGGTTCCATCTGAGATATCAAAGCTGATATCGATATCGCCATTGAAGTTCTCATCTGGCGTGATAGTGAAACTGCCATCGTCGTTTTGAGTAACGGTTGCATCACCACCAACCGTTAGGCTGCTTGCTGTTAGGTCATCGCCTTCCACGTCAGATGCTTGAGAAAGTAGCTGTTCTTGGCTCAAACGAATCGAACCATCTTCATCGACTGAGTAAGCTAAGTCACCTGATACTGGCGCATCATCGACCGCAGTCACACTCACATCGATGTTAGCAGAGACTGTATCGGTCCCGTCAGATACATCGAAGCCGAAGTTTACATCGCCATTGAAATTCTCGTTTGGCGCAAAGGTGTAAGTACCATTACCGTTGTCGGTAAGAATGCCGTCGCCGCCATCGTAGGTCACACCTTCTACAGAAAGGTTATCGCCTTCAATGTCTGTCGCACCGGTTAGTAGGTCGGCATCAGTAAAGATGAGTGTGCCATCTTCTTCAACGCTGAACTGTTGATCTTGAGGTACTGGCAAGTCATTGACTGGGTTGACCGTAAGGTCTGCAGATGCTTGAACCGTATTGGTACCATCTGAGATATCAAAGCTGATATCGATATCGCCATTGAAGTTCTCATCTGGCGTGATAGTGAAACTGCCATCGTCGTTTTGAGTAACCGTTGCATCACCTCCAACCGTTAGGCCGCTGGCTGTCAGGTCATCGCCTTCTACATCAGATGCTTGAGAAAGCAGTTGCTCTTGGCTTAGGCGAATCGAACCATCTTCATCAATTGAGTACGCTAGGTCGCCTGATACTGGCGCATCATCGACGGCTGTTACGCTTACATCAATGTTTGCAGCAACCGTGTCTGTACCGTCTGATACATCGAAGCTGAAGTTTACGTCACCATTGAAGTTCTCGTTTGGCGCAAAGGTGTACGTGCCATTACCGTTGTCGGTAAGAATACCGTCGCCGCCATCGTAGGTAACACCTTCAACCGTAAGGTAGTCACCTTCAACGTCTGTCGCACCTGTGAGTAGATCAGCGTCAGTGAAGATAAGTGTGCCGTCTTCTTCAACACTGAACTGCTGATCTTGAGGAACTGGCAGGTCATTGATTGGGTTAACGGTTAAATCGGCAGAGGCTTGAACCGTGTTAGTACCATCTGAGATATCGAAGCTGATATCAATATCACCATTGAAGTTCGCATCTGGTGTGATGGTAAAGCTGCCATCGTCGTTTTGAGTAACTGTCGCATCACCACCAACCGTTAAGCTGCTTGCAGTAAGGTCATCACCTTCGACATCAGATGCTTGAGAAAGCAGTTGCTCTTGGCTTATACGAATCGAACCGTCTTCGTCGACTGAGTAAGCAAGGTCGCCAGATACTGGCGCATCATCGACGGCAGTTACGCTTACATCGATGTTTGCCGCTACCGTATCGGTACCGTCTGATACATCGAAGCTGAAGTTTACGTCGCCGTTGAAGTTTTCATTTGGCGCAAAGGTGTATGTGCCGTTACCGTTGTCGGTAAGAATGCCGTCGCCACCATCGTAGGTCACACCTTCAATCGTTAAGTTATCGCCTTCAATGTCAGTTGCGCCTGTTAATAGGTCTGCATCGGTAAAGATGAGTGTGCCATCTTCTTCTATTTCAAACGTTTTATCTTCTGGTACAGGCGCGTCATTAATAGGACGAACCGTTAAATCAATTGCGCTGCTTACGGTTTCTTGGCCGTCGCTAATATCAAAAGTTAGATCAAGTTCGCCGTTAAAATCTGCAGAAGGAACAACCGTGAAAGTGCCATCACCATTATCTTGAACCGTTGCATCTGCGCCAACTTGAACGTTAGAAGCAACCAGTTCATCGCCATCAACATCACTTGCGTATTCGAGTAATTGTTCTTGAGTAAATGTTATGGAGCCATCTTCATCCATGATGTAAGCCAGGTCTTGTTCAGCTTCTGGTGCATCATTTTCACTTTCCACTTTGATTTTGAACGTTTCGCTTACCGTCTCTGAATCAAAGTCGTCTTCTACTTCACTGATGGTCTCTTCATCTGAAGCTTGAACATCAACGGCGAATGTCTCTTCTACCGTCTGTGAATCGAGATCATCACCAGCATCTTGCTCACCTGAGTCAGAAGAATCTGCACTAGGCGCAGCTGACGTTGCTACTGCTTGACCTTGTTCTTCATTACCTTCAGCATCTGCGCCACCATCTGATGATCCAGTATCGCCACCTCCAACAGCTTGAGCACCTGCCCCTGAAGCGCCACCACTGCCAGCAGCATTCTCTGAGCCAGCTTCAGAAGCCGCACCACCGACTACATTGGATTGAGCAGCGTCTGAACCTCCATCACTTTCTGGCGTCTCTTCTTGAACAGCCCCACCAGAAGCAGACGCATCTTCTGCATTACCTGCGCCACTTGGGTTGTCTTCTAGCGCTTGGTTGATTTCGTCTGCCGCATCCGTGTTTTCAGCACCCGTCGCGATTGTCGACGCAATCGTATTCTGTTGGTTTTGTTGATTCTGCTGTTGGGAGGGCGTACCCGCGTCGTTCGTGTCCGTCTGTTCTACTGCGTCATTGAGATCTTCGTTTTGGTTATTTTGGTTATTTTCGCCTGCCATTACAGCCTCCGTTGCTACTAGCTAACTGATCGTATTTAGAGGCATTAAAGGACACCATTTTGAAAAACCAAGTTTTTATACAACTTTTTTCATATTTTTCTTTTTATACATAAAGAATCAAAAAAAATTTGAAAACTACCTTAAAACATCCTTAGTTATTGTGATTAAAGCAATTACGGCGGTGGAATGATGATAGACATGACGAGTTTGCTGCGTTCAATCGACAACAACCACAAAGGGCTTCAATTGCTACTAGGCGATTTTTATAAGGACTTTTCAGACGCAGCGATCAACATAGAGGCGCTTCATAAAAGTGACCGTTTTGACGAACTCAACAGCTACTCTAAAAAACTAAAGACCATCTTAACGTTGTTATGTGACCAAGATCTGCCGCCAAAAATGGCCAAGTTAGAACATTTGAGTAAGCACGAATTCCCTGCACCAGAAGATCTTTTAGAGGATGTAAAAACTGAATTGCACAACGTCAATCGACAAATCAATCACTTGTTGGACATTAAGGAAGTAATAGATGACAAGTCATCGAGGTAGTCATGAGCAATAACCAAATAGAACATCACCTCCGAAAAGCGCTCGTTTCTAATAACGAGGCTTCCAAGGTCACAGCAGATGACACCATCGTGCTCGCAAGTGCGATGACCAGCGTTCACAAGACGTTGCTCATCATCTTCCTACTCGCTTTGGTGGCTATCGCTGTGGCGTCACAAGCGCGCATCGACATTGTTGTTTCTGTACGTGGTGAACTGCTATTGGAATCCGATGTCGAGAAAGTTCAGCACCTAGAAGGCGGTATTTTAGAAGAGCTGTTAGTTAGAAAAGGGGAAGTTGTTTATGAAGGTCAACCTATTGCGCGAATCCGCTCACTCGACCGTAACACCCAACTCGATACAGTGAACACTGAAATCATTCAGCTGGAACTCGATAAAATTCGTTATGAAAGCTTGCGTGACATGGTCGAACCAAACTTTGCTTCTTACATCGAAAAGTACCCAGAACAAGTTCAGGTCAACATGAATACGTGGCAGCAAGAGTTCTCGAAAAACCGCTCCAACGAAGAGCTGATCACTCACGATATTAAACACAAAAACTCTCTGATTGGATCAATGCTAAAGCGTCGTAAAAGCTCTGAGAACCAACTATCGCTAATTCGCAAACAACTCAACATCAAAAACACGCTTTATAAAGAAGAGATGGCGTCCTATGTCGACGTGTTAAATATGCAAGTACAAGAATCCAATATGGTTCGAGAGATTGAGAACCTTGATGAGTCGGTCATGAACGAACGCTTTCAACTCGACAAACTGGAAAAACAACACCGTGACTTGGTTGAGAACCGTAACTCTGAGTACCAAGCACAAATCATTCAGGCCAATAAAGATCTCAAACTAAAACGGATCTTACAACCTCAACATTCAGATAAGGTTGATCGCCTAATCGTCTACTCTCCGGTGGATGGTGTAGTCGACAAATTACACTTCAACTTCCGCTCTGCGGTAATACCTCCAGGAGAGAGCATCGCTGATATTGCACCAATCAATAACTCTCTACACGGTGAAGCCAAGATCCCACGTAAAGACATGGGCTTCGTTGAAATTGGCCAGGCGGTCAAAGTAAAAATGGACACCTATAACTTTGCAAAATACGGGTTTGTTGAGGGAACGATCGCCTCAATCAGCCGTTCATCATATGAAGAAGAA comes from Vibrio syngnathi and encodes:
- a CDS encoding HlyD family type I secretion periplasmic adaptor subunit; translation: MSNNQIEHHLRKALVSNNEASKVTADDTIVLASAMTSVHKTLLIIFLLALVAIAVASQARIDIVVSVRGELLLESDVEKVQHLEGGILEELLVRKGEVVYEGQPIARIRSLDRNTQLDTVNTEIIQLELDKIRYESLRDMVEPNFASYIEKYPEQVQVNMNTWQQEFSKNRSNEELITHDIKHKNSLIGSMLKRRKSSENQLSLIRKQLNIKNTLYKEEMASYVDVLNMQVQESNMVREIENLDESVMNERFQLDKLEKQHRDLVENRNSEYQAQIIQANKDLKLKRILQPQHSDKVDRLIVYSPVDGVVDKLHFNFRSAVIPPGESIADIAPINNSLHGEAKIPRKDMGFVEIGQAVKVKMDTYNFAKYGFVEGTIASISRSSYEEEDAEFYLAEIEIDRNFLERGGTQYKLSPYMEFTADVKTGSRRVIEYAAKPVMSAIEDAFDER